CTGCTTACATCTAATTATGGCACTATGCCGACTCAGAGNNNAAACTAGTTTGCGCGGTTAATTTGGGATATTTGTTACTAGAAAAAGATGCTTTTTTGCAGCCTTGGCGAATTATTTTTAGTACACAAGTGACTAGAAATAATTGGGAANNNTCTCAAAACAAATCGCTTGCCAGGTGTAGCCACATTTAGAGATTGAGCTATACAGCTCGTTGTGAACTCTCATCTCGTTCACAACCTCCGGTGATGTCTTGGCATTGAGGGAAAATAGTAGACATCAAGTAGAGCAAATAATTCCAATTTCAAAATACCTGTTGCTTTTCAAATATTGTTCCTCATCATATCACTTTTTTTTGGTTTTGAAATAAAATTGTGCATTTTCAAGTTTATAAATGATGGCTATTTAAATATTTTATATCTTGCTTAAATCAAGGTTTGATGATATTTCTATATCTACTTTTAAATCAAGTTTTATTTATTCTTTTATATTGACTATTAGACACAAAAAGCCGCGATTGCTTTAGACTAAATCGCGTATCTATAAGGCTTTGTCGCTCGTGCTAATAACCGAAAGACTAGTTAATAGCCATACATATAATAAAACATCTTGGGTTAAATTCGATAATTATTTAGAGGTTTTTTTGGCATAAATTTATATTTCTTTCATGAAAGAATTTTAAACTTTTATGATTTAACTAATTTATTGGCTACTTTCAAGTATGTTTTTACCTTGCTATTTTATATATTTGAGAGACTTTAATTACGTAGATAGTTTGTTGCTATAAAAGGATGATAATCCGTAGCAAGCTACGATATCAGCTTCTTTTTCTAGGTGTCTGAGCGATACCTACGGTAGGCTACGCCTACACAGATTAAGTTGACTAGTATAAAACGACAGAAATAAAGATACCATTTTACGAAACACAATTAGTAAGTGGGTGTGAATAATTAAAGATTTATAGTGACTGAGTGCGGTCTGGGAGACTTCCCCATTAGCGACAAATAAAACCGAAAGATAAGGACTTTAGCCCTGACTACAAGGCAATTTGATTAAATTTACATTGCTTAACATAAGCTAGTCTATTCTTGCCCACTTACTTTGCCTCCCACGCTGAAAAACAGGTAGGCCGACCGCCTAATATCAACAAAGTGCGTTTGGCTTGAAAAAACGGGGTACTCTAAACATTTCTGCGACTTCTCCATCTCTTAGTTCCAAAATGTGCTGCAATAGTCTTAACTCCTTGCGAATCTTCTCTCTGAGCAAGTACTCGTGCTCAATTGCTGGAGTCAGTACTACTCATATTGCTTACATATACGTGTTTTCCCTACCTGTATCAGGCTAAATCCCTAAAAATATAAATACTGCTTGCCGATCTATAAGTGTTCTCTGCACCCATACAGCATTCTGAAATCATTCGTAAAAATTTAAATCCCCGACTTCTCAAAGAAGTCGGGGATCTTGAAGTTACAAGTGAGTGCATTAGCGTCAGGATTGATGCTGAGAGTGATGGGGGTAAAGTAGCTCCCATCACCCTTAAGCTGATTGAACTCGCCATTTAATTCGTGGGACTAGAGGGTTTAACCTGATTTCGCATTGTTTCAAAGCTGAAAGCAGCCGCGCCAAAGGTTACAAATAACACTCCCAGAATTTGCACAATATCCAAATTTTCTTGAATGATTAACCCAGCGAAAATCACGGTTAAAACTGGGATGCTACCACCAATGAGCGCCGATCGCGAGGCACCTAGTTTACTAATACCAACATTATTGAGCAAATAACCTGCAAGGGTCAGCACACCCAAAATAAATGCGCTTAAAACCAATTCCAGCATTTTAGAGGGGTCAACTACTACCAAGTTCCAACTGCTTGGCAAAGGTAGCATCAAACAGATAAAGCTCAACAACAGCATCGTAGTGAAGTTAATTAAAGTAAAAGTCACGGGATGCAGTTTGCTAGCACAGACTCGCGTCAGAATTATATAGGCAGCAAAAGCCACACCCGAAAGAATGGCGGTGCTGCTTCCCATTGAAGTATTACCGATACCGATGCTGGGAGAACCCCCTAAAACCAACAATTCACCGCAGCAAATTGCGGCGATCGCTACGATGCGGAATAGAGTGGGGCGATCGCGAAACAGAAACCACGAAAATAGACCGCTAACCATTGGATAGATAAAGAACAGTGCGATCGCCATTCCGGTTGGGACTTGAGCGATCGCAATGTAGATTAGTACCTGCGATAAAAACAAAAAGCACCCACTCACAATTGACAACACCAAAATCTGCTTGGTAGCGGCATTGGCAGGTGTGGAATTTCCTCGGACTGAAGCAGACAAGCTTTCCAAGTCTTGCCACAGTCTTGGATGCAATATCGGAGACAAAAGTACCATTAATGGTACGACTACCATAAACCGTAGCGTCAAAATTAACAGAGTATTGCCCAAAGTCGGCGGTAGCAATTGCTCTACCTCTAATACTCCAAAAATCTGGGAACCTTCGTGGAAAATCACCTTGATGGCTACGTTGTAAAGCGACGATACCACTGCTGATAAGACGATCAAAAACAAACCGATTCTAAGTGTCGATAAGCCAGAGGAATTAGGCGATCGCGATTGTGGAGGTTTTGCTTCCACCTGCGGTTCTGGCGCAGTAGTGGATGAGGGTTCAGCTTTGCTTTGCGATACGTTCTTGCGGCGGACAGAAAGTGGTTCAGTAGGAATCTTTAGAAAAGGTCGGATTGTTCTCGGCTGTAGTACAGATGGGATCGTAGGCTCTGATTTCGTTTCGTTTTCTGGCGATTCCTGATTTAGGACAGAAATTGGTTCGGTGGCATTGTCCTTTGGTGGCGGAACAACAGCCGTAGTAGGTTCTGATGGCGTTTCCCTTGACGACAAATCCTGGCTTGGATTCGCGACGTTTTCTTTAATAATCGGCGGCTCTACTGATGTTGTTTCTTTTGGCGATAAATCCTTTATGGGAGAAGAAATTGGATTCGCGGTGTTTTCTTTAACAATCGGTGGCTGTAATATTGTTTCTTTTGGCGACAAATCCTTGCTGGGAGAAGAAATCGGATTCGCAGTGTTTTCTTTAACAATCGGTGGCTGTAATATTGTTTCTTTTGGCGACAAATCCTTGCTGGGAGAAGAAATCGGATTCGCGACATTTTCTTTAACAATCGGCGGCTCTAATGTCGTTTCCCTTGGTGAAAATTGATTGGAGATCGGGGAAATTGGCTCAAGGGAATTTCTTACTATTTCCTCAAACTCTGGCAGGGATGTTTCAACAGAGCTATTTTTTTGTGGCTCCGTAAACTGCAAAACAGTAGGTATACCTGCTGTTGCTGATTTGCGTGAAGTTTCTTCTATAGTTTTTTCTAGTTCTCCATGCAGGCGGTTAACAAACTCCGCCAAAATCGTTTCCCCTTGCTGCTGCTGGCTATACATCCGTGACAGCTGTTGGGAAAGATTACTTTGATAGTTCTTCAGTTCCTGTTGTAAGGAATTAAAGGTAACAGTAACGGTGTCATCGAGACTGTCAAACATATGTTCGACTTTTTCATTAATTTCACCGACTACATTGCTGCTCACTTCAGCAGACTTCAACGCCGCTTGTTCGTAAGATTTGCCCTCCATACTTTGATTAGCTAAAGTTGCCAGAGAGGATTGCAGTTGTGAAGATATATGCTTTGCCAGAACTTCTGCCAGTTGCCGAATTAACACTTGCTGCTCAGTAATTTGGCGCACTTGTTGTAAATGCTCTTTTTCCTCTACCAAGCTTTGAATCTCATCAGATAACCGATTTTTTTCTGACTGAAGCCGCTTTACGTCTTCCTGCAAGCCTCTGAGGACATTCTGCTGAAGATTTTCTAAGTCTTCAACTACAGCCCAAAGAGCATTTTCTGCTGCTCTAGATAGCTCCCCTCTGACTCTTGGGTTTTCTGGTTGCTTCTCGAATCGCCCCATTAGCTTCTAACCTCTAACACTTTGACGATAAAGCTGCTTCCCGTACACTTTATTGGCGGTCATCCTAATTTCCTGTATTTTGTCAGATATCAGATAAATTAAAAATTTTAACAGCACTTCCGCATTTCAACGTAATTCTGTCATACTAGACACAAGTTAGCAAAGCATCTAAGTTTGCCACACAGCTTACTACAGCGTGTCCTCTTCAGCATTGATAAGTATTTAACCATTAGATTTGGAATTTTGGTGAGGTAGCACCCATCTNNNCGATTCCCATCGTTAGGGACACCAGAGCGTCTGGGAGATTGCCTAACCCGAAGGGATTTTGGATCGATCGCCACGCTTGGAAGTCCATTAAATAGAGACTTTTTTATTTTTGGTCAGTTTAATTTTCATAAATTATTTGCCAATGAAATNTTTACTTTTAAAGAAATCTCACTCCAAATAAATATTTATTGTTTTGCTGCCAANTATAATTGTCAAAGATTCACAGATGCGTGTGCGTAGGCGACTCGTCGCTAGATATCCTCACCAAATTGTCTGACTTGCGAAACTAACTGTAAATTTGTGTGGAATGTAACTGGTGTGACAGTTTATATCTCTAAATGGAGATTAAAGTATCCTTCTATGGAAATTCTAAGTTACGCTATCCCCTGCACAACATTCTAATGAATGAGCAGCAATTCTGCAAAAGTACGCTTTTTTTGGCGTTGTTGCAGTCTGGGTTTTGCTTTGAGTAAATTCCAATAGAGGAAAAGTTTGGAAAATATTAATAATTCTTAGAAGAATAAAATCTGGGCGATGCTGAAGATGGCAGCGCTAAGGGCAGCACTGACTGGGATTGTAATTAGCCATGCGGCGGCAATGCCTTTTAGTGTTTGAAACTTAATCGACTTAATATTTTGCACTAGTCCAATACCAACTACACCGCCGACGAGAGCGTGGGAAGTGGAGACTGGTAAACCTAGCCGGGAAGCGATGAGGATGGTGGTAGCAGTAGCAAGTTCGGCACAAAATCCACTACTGGGTTGCAAGGCAATGATGTTTTCGCCAATGGTAGCAATGACTTTTTTTCCCCAAACAGCTAAACCACCAACAATACCAGCACCACCAAGGATTAAAATCCAAAGGGGGATAGTTATACCATTAGTAGGTACGCTACCAGTGCGATTGATGTAAACGATCGCAGCTAAAGGAGCTATTGCATTTCCCACATCATTAGAACCGTGAGCAAAGGCGACAAAGCAAGCACTTAGGAGTTGGAATCGGGCGAATAATCTTTCTACAGGATTAGGGAGTATTTCTCCCTTGTCTTCCTTATCTCCCAATTGTCGCCAACTCATGATTGTGAGTCCAACTGCTGCTACTGCACCTGTTAACAGGGGGATGTCGTAAGCAGGGATTGTAAAACCAACTTGCTCAATTACAAAATTGGTTAGCGGTTCTGTGAGCGATGGTAATACAATCACGCCGAATACACCTAGCAGCGCAGTACTCAACCAGGGAATCCACTCTTGTAACTGGACTACTTGATTAGGTTGATCCAAAATCCAGTGCTTGATTTGACTGTAAAATAAGGCAGCGATCGCACCACTAATTAACGGCGTTAAAACCCAGCCAATGCTAATTAAGCCAATTGATGCCCAATCAATTGCACCTACTCCTAAAGCTACCCAACTAAATCCTGCGATGGCACCAACAACCGCATGAGAAGAAGATACAGGTAAACCGCGTGATGTGGCAATTTGCAACCACACACCACACGATATTAGTACCGTTACCATCCCAGTAACTAATATTTGGGGTGTAGCTGCGAATAAGGCGGGATTAGCAATTTTCGTTGCTAGAGTTTCCGTTACCTCATGTCCAAACAACACAGCCCCCGTAAACTCTAATACTCCAGCAATAATTATCGCTTGCTTGAGAGTGACAGCTTTCGAACCTACAGAGGTTCCCATCGCATTAGCGACATCGTTTGCTCCGAGATTCCAGGCGACGTAGAAAGCTAGTAGAGCTACGAAAAGTAGGGTAATAAGCATTTTGTTGGGGACAAGGGGAAAGTGAGAGAGATGAGGATGAAACTTGAGCTTTTAAGGGTGAACTTTAAAGCTTTGAGCTTCATCGTTAAACCTTTTAGCTCCATCGTTGAACCTTTTAGCTCCGTCGTTGAATCTCAGACAGAACTTTAAACTTCTAGTTTTAACACTCCCCCATCTCCCTCATCTTCCTTTTACGGATAAATTAAGATTTTATAAGTATCCGGTGTGGGTGCGATCGCTTGCTCCACAGCTGCTGATAAATTTTTCAATGGATAGCGATCGCTAATCAACGCTTGCACGTCAATTCGCTGATTAAATACAATATCAGCCGATAAATTCTGAAGCCGATAAGATGAACTGTAACTGCCTATCAAGTCAATTTCCCGACGATAGAGGATATTGGGATTAATGGGTATTTCTACTTCATCGGGGAATTCGGCAAAAAATAAGATTTTACCGCCTTTGCGGGTACTATCAAGTGCTTGAAAAAAGGCTTTATCACTAGGAACAGCCAGCAAAGTAACATCAACACCTAGTCCACCAGTTAAGGCAGAGATTTTGGCTGGTAAATCAGGATCGCGCGCATCAAAAGCCGCTTCTGCACCGACACTCAAGGCTTTATCAATTCTAGAGGGTAGTAAATCAGTAGCGATCGCTTTTGCTCCAAAATACTTCACCAACATAATGAACATTAACCCAATTGGCCCAGCACCAGTAACTAATACAGTTTGTCCTGGAGCAATTTGGGCTTTTTTCACAGCCTTCAAGCAGCAGTTAGTCGGTTCTACAAAACTGGCTTCTTCAAAACTGATATTATCCGGGATGGGAATCAACCCACCATTTTCGACAATATGTCCGGGAACTTTGACATAATCGGCAAAACCGCCACCACTGGCGTTAAAGCCTGCGGTTGTGGAGATGTTTTTGTAGACATCGCACATGGAGAAATTATCATTTAGGCAGTAAGCGCAACGCATACAAGGGATGTGGTGCATTACCGCCACCCGTTGTCCAACTTGCCAACCTTTGACATTATTGCCTAATGCTGCGATCGTGTTAAGCGGTTTCATGTCCAAAAATGCGCGGCGGTTCATAAAGTGGATAACGAATTTTTTTAATATCTGACTGACATAATCCCACAACCCGCACTTGTACCAGCACTTCATCTGGTTCCAGAGTTGGAACTGGGATATCTTCGTAAGAAAGTTGATTAACGCCTCTAAATACCTGTGCTTTCACGTTGGTTTTTCCCCGCTCAACGATACTAGATGTAACATTAGCAGTCAACGTTAAGCTATCGATTTGTGATTTCTCTGTCTAGCTTGTTCTAATTCGTAAAATAAATTATCTTGTCTGATGCCAAGCTATCTGGGGAGAATATGTCAAAACTCCAGTGAGGTTAAGTGATGGTTAATCAGACATACACAGCTGATGTTTTAGTTGTCGGTGGGGGAACTGGAGGGACTGCGGCTGCTATCCAAGCGGCGCGACGGGGAGCCAAAACCATTTTGGTGAGTGAATTTCCTTGGTTGGGGGGAATGCTCACTTCGGCTGGAGTGTCTGTACCCGATGGCAACGAATTAGAAGCCTTTCAAACCGGGTTATGGGGTGCGTTTTTGCAGGAATTGCGACAAAGACAGCCCGGTGGATTAGATAACAGTTGGGTAAGTTTTTTTAGTTACGATCCCCAGATTGGGGCAGAGATTTTTGCAGATTGGGTGCAGGAATTGCCCAATCTGCATTGGATTTCTGGACAAGTACCTTTAGAAGTCTTTCGGCAGGGTGATTCGATAACTGGTGTCCGCTTTGCTAATTTTGCTGTCACAGCCAAAATTATTCTCGATGGCACAGAATTAGGAGATTTATTAGCTTTAGCTGACATACCTTACCGTTGGGGCTGGGAATTGCGATCGCAGTGGGGAGAACCCAGCGCCCCAGTGGCTTTTAACTCTTTAACTCAGAAATATCCTGTGCAAGCGCCCACTTATGTAGTGATTATGCAGGACTTTGGTGAAGCCGTTGCCCCAGAGATTCCGGCTGCGCCTAACTATAATCCATCGCAGTTTACAGGTGCTTGGGATGGCTATGGAGCAGAGGCATTTTTAAATTATGGACGTTTGCCTGGTGGCCTGTTTATGATGAATTGGCCAATCTGTGGCAATGACTACGGCGAAGGGGTAGGGCGATTGATAGAGTCAGATGTATCCAGAGGTGAATTCATCCAAGAATCTCGCTGGCACAGCCAAAATTTTGCCCATTTTATCCAAAATCAGATTGGTCGTCGCTATGGTTTAGCAGAAAAAGTATTTCCTCACACCTCTACAGCTTTTGCACTGCATCCCTATTACCGAGAAAGCCGCCGCTTAGTGGGGCTAACTACTATACGAGAACAGGATATTTTGCCGATCGCTGGAGGGAGAGTTGCATCTATATTTAATGATGCAATCGCAGTTGGTAACTACGCCAATGACCATCATTATCCTGGCGTTCAATTCCCACTGCAACCTAAATCCATCCGTTGGGGGGGACGCTGGACTGGGACTCCCTTTACAATTCCCTACAGTTGTCTTATTCCAGCCACCACAGATGGTTTTTTGGTATGTGAAAAGAATATTTCTGTCTCCCACATTGCCAATGGCGCTACCAGATTACAACCTGTGGTTATGGGTATTGGTCAAGCAGCAGGGATGGCGGCGGCGATATGTGTTGAATTAAACTGCCAGCCAAGGGATTTACCTATTAGAAAGCTGCAAACGGCTTTATTAGAAGATAATCGCTCAAAAGCGCTAATTATTCCTTTGTTTAATCTTCCCTCCAATCGTTCGGATTGGCGGCACTGGCAACTGTATTACTTAGATAACCCACAAGCTTATCCAGTTAATGGCGATTGCCCTGACTCTGCTTTTGACAAAGCATTAATTCAGGAAAGTAACTGTTTTACAGGGATTTTTTATCGCTTGGAACAGCAGGAATACAGATTCACTGTCACAGCACCAGCCACATATCAAGGGCAAAGCTGGCAGCTTGTGACTTTGCGATCGCATATCGACGAGCAATTACGCGCTTATCCCCACGAACAATTAGTTACATTGTGGGGTCGTTACAATCACTCTGGCAATTGGTTATTAGTCGAACATCTAAACGGAGGATAAGAAGAGTTTATTTTCAGTAAAACAGAATACTTTTTGATGAATTGTCCGGATATTAATCAAAAAGCTAAGTATCAGTGAAGTGGAGAGTTCCCAAATAGACATTTGCTATGCGTGCTGCCATTTCACTTTTAGTATCGAGTCTGGTGTTCGGCCCCTTAGCTTTTAACTGCCAAGCAATGGTCAATCACTTATCAACAGAGCTGCCTTCCACGCCTACTTCGGAACAGTGGCTCTCGGCGGCATCTGAACAAGCTTCAGATGATGCGCCACGTCATCGCGGTAGTGGGCGCAGAGAAGTGACACAAAAAGTCCGAAATATCTATGCTGTGGTTTAACTACTGTAGGGTAATACCTCTTTTCCCAAAGGAACAGAATTACCAGAAAACAGGATGTTGTGCTAACGTCTCTTACACAGCTTTTCTGGCAGAGATATATACAGTTGACACACGAAAATCTTCAGCGATCGCTTAGTATTTCAACTGCAAACTTTGTATATATAATAGTTGGTCTCAATCCTGCCGATCAAAAAGCAAATCAAATTAAGGGCTTTGGTCGATAGCATTACCAACTCCTCAAAAGCTCTACAACTGTTGCTCATATTCGCTAGAAAGCTTTGTATTTCAATCCTTAATGGCTCTAGAAATAGATATTACTTAGGCTATCAGTTAATCTAAAGTACATCTAATTCAGACATTTTGTTTGTTGAGAAAATAGTCTTAAGGCAACTTCACTTTATTCCCCAATAAATTTTCTTCTCATACATTCAGTAGCTGATTATCTACATAAGCAAGTAACTGATCTTCGCTCTGACATCTGTTTAGCGTCCTTTGCCGAAGCATAAAATCCCTTTCGTTTCATTTCTTGCTTATCTAGCGTATGGATTCACATAAGTAGTATAGGTTTATTGCACTTGCTAAAAATCTACTATTTTTGAACTACTTTTGCCCCTTGGTTCGTTCTCTTCGTAGATGGCTCCCAACAAAATAGGTGTTAAGAAGGATCTGCCAGATCATCTTAGTCTTTTTAATTATTTTACACCCAAGGCCAGATGCAAAGTTTTGCATTTGGCCTTTTTAGATGAATTTTATTTAAAGAAAAGGTAGTAGGGAGCAGCACTTCTCTACAAGACGCTGCGCGTAGCTTGCTTCCCCGGAAGGGTACGGCTACGCTCGGTGACTAAGTAGAAGTTTCAGTAAGTTTTTTCCCTCTGCCCCTCGGTCACTGAGCAACTTGCCCTGAGCGTAGTCGTAAAGCCTGCGGCATAGCTACGCTTCGGGCGCAGCCTCTCGTAGAGAAGGGAGCCGAAGTGCTGCACCTCTGCCTCTTGTATCCAATGCCCTTTTACACCGTTGTTTTCTTGCGGTTATTGTCTCTTCCCTGGATGCCGTTGAGGAACATTGGCACAAACTTCTCAATAAATGTCTGTGGATCTCGCTGCCAAGCCTTTTGTGCAGCCTGAATCCTAGTAAATTGCAATTCAGGTGCTAGCAAAGTCTGGGGTAAGCGTTCCATGAGGTATTGGGGACGTTGCCAAAGCGGCATGGTATTTGCCACTTCCACCAAGTTGGCAACTCGCCGTAGTTCTGCACCCAAGGTGATGTCCATTCCTGATTCAAATGCGGCTTGTTCGATTGCGGTATATTTTCGCTTGGCTTGCTCTACTTTTTGCTGATGTTCTGGACTCTTACGCGCAATCTCTCCTAGCCAACGATTACCCCAACGGACATGTCCTGCTTCTTCTGGGAGAATTTTTTCAATCGTTTCCCGAATTTTGATGTTTTCTGCCGTTTGCGCTGCTTGCTTGAGTGCATAAATGTGGGCAGAAAAATATTCACATCCCCGTTTTTCGGTGACGTTAATTGCGGCAAGGGAAGAAATCACAAAATCTTCGAGGTTTTGGACTGGATTTTGTTGTTCGTGATCGAGCAGGCGTTCAAATTCATTGATATAGGAGGAACCGGGTGGCTTACCAATATCTGCTCCCAGTTCTGCCAACAAGTCAGTTAACCACATTGCATGACGAGCTTCATCTGAGATGTGGTGAGACAAATCCCGCACTAGTTCCCGTGGCTGTCCATTTAGTTGCTCAATTAAATCAGTCAGGTCTTTGCAACTGCGTTGTTCACTGTAACGGTAGCGGTTGAGAGTAATCAGATGGATTTCGCGATCGCATACCACCCGTTTTAATACATCTCTCGCACTCAAAACATTCTGAAATTTACGCGGGTAGGTAACTGTCATAAATTATGTAAATTTTTGTAAATCTTTATTTGATAGTAACTTAATTTTTGCGAGTGCTGTATTTGTGCCGCTTCACCGAAAGAAAGAGTAAAAGTTACAAGAATTAATCACTTAAGTTCAACTCAAGTGTAAATAAAAGTAACGAATAAATGTTCAGTCTTGGGTAAAGTGTGTTTTTAAGGTCAGACCAATCTGAAGCTAGATGATTTTAGTTATCAAAAGTGGTTTGGAGAGATTTTCCCCCAAAGCCGGAAAACTGTAGGCAAAACAAAATATAAATTTTTGTAAAAAGTAGCTTATGTTACAGAATTTTTGTTATATTAGTCTTGTAAGGAAAGGAAAATTATATATTCACGAAATAGAGAGGACTATGGTTATGTCTATTGCAGATAAATCTCGTGCATTAATGGTACGCGAACATCAACAAGTCAAGAATCGCCAACAATCAATGCTGATGCGTGCGGCACAAGAACTTGGTCTTCCTGAAGAAGTATCTCACTACTGGAACCCGATTCAAGGGAAAGTAGATGCTAGCAGTCGGATGATTTATGGTCCCAGCCACGCTTCCATGAGCTAAGTTTCAGGAATTCTAAGCTGGATTTTTTGAGTGAATGTCTGAACTGATAAATCTGAAAAAAAAGCCACCCTTTACTTTAGGGTGGCAAAACTTATTACTTTTTAGTTAAGATACGACTCTTCATTAAGCATCGTAGTAGAGGTAAAACTCGTAGGGATGAGGACGTAGCTGTAACTGCTTGGCTTCGTTAAGCTTGTAGTCAATCCAATTTTCGATAAAGTCTTCCGTGAATACGCCTGATTCTGTCAAGAAACCGTGATCGTTTTCTAGTGCTTGCAATGCTAGTTCTAAAGAACTTGGAGTTGAGGGAACCTTTGCAAGCTCCTCTGGAGAAAGTTCATAGATATTCTTATCTAAGGGTTCACCAGGATGGATTTTGTTCTTGATGCCATCGATACCAGCACAAAGCATTGCAGCAAATGCTAAGTAGGGGTTAGATGTAGCATCTGGACAACGGAATTCTAAACGCTTGGCTTTGGGGTTCTTACCAGATAGAGGAATACGGATAGAAGCAGAACGGTTTCCTTCGGAGTAAGCCAAGTTAACAGGAGCTTCATAACCAGGTACTAAGCGCTTGTATGAGTTGGTACTAGGGTTGGTAATTGCCAACAGCGCTGGTGCGTGTTTGAGAAGACCACCAATGTAGTACAACGCCATATCGCTCAAACCAGCATACTTATCACCTGCAAACAGAGGTTGGCCGTCTTTCCAGATGGACTGGTGACAGTGCATTCCCGAACCGTTGTCGCCAAAAATTGGTTTTGGCATGAAGGTGACGGTTTTGCCGTATTTCTTGGCAACGTTCTTGATGACATATTTGTAAATCATCAACCAGTCAGCCGCTTCGATCAATTTACCAAAACGGAAACCTAGTTCGCACTGACCACCAGTGGCTACTTCGTGGTGATGCTTTTCAATGGGCACACCTAATTCTGCCATTGTCAACAGCATTTCTGTACGGATATCTTGGAAAGAATCCGTTGGTGAGACTGGGAAGTAACCTTCTTTGAAGCGTGGTTTGTAACCCAAGTTGGGTTTTGCATCTGTACCAGCTTTACCGGAATTCCAAGCACCTTCTTCGGAGTCTAAGAAGTAATAACCTTCGTTAGCAGTTTGAGCAAACCTAGCACTATCAAAGATAAAGAACTCAGCTTCAGGGCCAAAGAAGGCTGTATCACCAAGACCACTGGAAACCAGGTAATCTATTGCTTTTTGGGCAATAACGCGTGGGCAACGGTTGTAAGGTTCACCCGTGCGGGGGTCTTTAATACTACAAATTATACTTAGTGTTGGGACTTCCATAAATGGGTCGATCCAAGCAGTGTTGGGGTCGAGTACCATCGTCATGTCCGATTCGTTGATCGCTTTCCAACCCCGAATGCTGGAACCGTCAAAAGGTACGCCATCAGTGAACGCAGTTTCATCGATTTGGTTTTGGTACAGTGTGAGGTGCTGCCAAGTGCCTACTGTATCGATGAATTTGAGATCAATCAGCTGAATTTTTTCATCTTGAATTTTCTT
This portion of the Nostoc sp. GT001 genome encodes:
- the glnA gene encoding type I glutamate--ammonia ligase; this encodes MTTPQELLKKIQDEKIQLIDLKFIDTVGTWQHLTLYQNQIDETAFTDGVPFDGSSIRGWKAINESDMTMVLDPNTAWIDPFMEVPTLSIICSIKDPRTGEPYNRCPRVIAQKAIDYLVSSGLGDTAFFGPEAEFFIFDSARFAQTANEGYYFLDSEEGAWNSGKAGTDAKPNLGYKPRFKEGYFPVSPTDSFQDIRTEMLLTMAELGVPIEKHHHEVATGGQCELGFRFGKLIEAADWLMIYKYVIKNVAKKYGKTVTFMPKPIFGDNGSGMHCHQSIWKDGQPLFAGDKYAGLSDMALYYIGGLLKHAPALLAITNPSTNSYKRLVPGYEAPVNLAYSEGNRSASIRIPLSGKNPKAKRLEFRCPDATSNPYLAFAAMLCAGIDGIKNKIHPGEPLDKNIYELSPEELAKVPSTPSSLELALQALENDHGFLTESGVFTEDFIENWIDYKLNEAKQLQLRPHPYEFYLYYDA